GGTGGCAGTTCTGTTTAGCGTAGGCGATGTACTTGCGCAGGAGTTCCGCGTCGATTTTGGGGTCGACCTGATCGGTCATCTCGTCGATCTCGTCGGCGCTGACCTCGAGGGACGTCATTTTCTCGCGCTGAGTGGTCAGCTCGCCCGCGTAGTTGGTGGTGAGGATGTGTTCCGCGAGATTGCGGTCTTTCTCCTCGTCGGGTTGGTCGGTGACCGTGAAGATGAGGTCGAACCGCGAGATGAGCGCCGGTTCGAGGTCGATCTGCTCGCCGATGGGCTCGTACTGATCGAAGCGGCCGTACTTGGGGTTTGCCGCGCCCAGCAGCGAACAGCGGGACTTGAGGGTCGCGTTGATGCCGGCCTTGGAGACCGAGATCTTCTGCTGTTCTAAGGCCTCGTGCATGGCGCTCCTGTCCTCCGAACGCATTTTGTCTAGCTCGTCGACCGCAGCGATCCCCTGATCGGCGAGGACGAGCGCGCCGGCTTCGAGGGTCCACTGCTGGCCGTCGCCGAAGTCATCGCGGACGGCGGCGGCGGTGAGACCGGCCGAACTGCTACCCTTACCGGAGGTATAGACCGAACGGGGGGCGATGTTCTGGATGTATCCCAGCATCTGGGAGTTGTGCGAGATGACGCCGTTCGAGATGTAGTTGTGCGTTCCCTCAATCTCGAGGTCGTACACCCAGTCGTAGTCGGGTTCGACTGTTTCGATTGATTCGATGTGTTCCCAGCAAACGTCACCTTCGACAAGTTGCTCGAGAGCGGCAATGCTCGTTTTTACGGATCCACCGTCGGCTAAAATGCCTTCGTCGCTCTGACTATCCTCAGTTGCCAGTGCATTTTTGAATGCTGCAACGACGTTCTGGAGGTTTTCTCGACTCGGATTTCTCGACCCTCGCTCGTAGTGTTGATACGTCGACCGTGGGAGTCCACAGTCAGCCTGTGTGAGCGATAGCGACTCCCGAATCTGCCGAAGCACCGACCCGATAGCGGGAACGATATCGAGATTGGTATTTCCTTCTGTATCAGCATATTGTTCGGCAGCTTGTTGTTTTCGCTGTGTTACGAACCCGATCTGCGTGACATACTTCTCGAATTCGCTGCCGCTTATTCTGAGCCGATAACTACCGGTATTTCGTTCGTGAAGTTGCGACTGGATTCCGACAGAGAGCAGTAGCGTTCTAATGTTTTTGAGCAGTTCATGGCTCATCGAAGCGACGGTTATCTCCCGCTGCGACGCTGAAACGTGGCCTTCTCCTTCGATGAACGCTTTGAGGAACGCCGACCTCGTCGAGTCAGTGGCTTCGAAAATGTCATCCGGAACACATTGTTCGTCGGATGGCTGAAGGATACACGGCTCGAGTTCTTCGAGGAAGCTTACGAACTCACCTGTCGAACAGAGTAGTTCACGGGCTTCTTTGCCCTCGTGAGGATCCCGTTCCGTCGTATTGAGACCCAGTTCCTCGAGAGCGTTCGTTGCATCGATGAGAACGTCTCTATCGTTATTCGTAATCGAAACAAAGCCGGTGTTGTCGTCTCGCTGCTCTACGTACCCTTCTGCAATGATGTATCCGATTACCCGTGCTAACGACGGCGTCCACTCGTCCGGTAGATCAAGCTGTACTGCGTTTCGGGACTTGGATCTTCGGACATCAACGTCGAGGACATCATTTCCCTCTGTTGTATAGCTTCGAGGTGCAGCGACGAACTGTCCCTCGGCGAGGTTATCTGCCGCAGTCGGTGTACACTTCCCGCCCTGTTGGACGAATAATGGATGCGACGGCGTCACCTCGAGTTCCCGTCCGCTCGAGGTCCGAATCCGATACATCCGGTCGGGTGCTTCGCGTTTCCAGACCTTCGTTGCCTGCTGTGCAGCGATCGATCCGTCATCTTGCAGAGACGGCACTGCGAGATCGACCTCGTCCCACCAGCCGTCGTCGATCGGTTTCGGATCCGTGAGATTCGACTCGACGAGTTCCCGGATCGGGACCGTTCGCCCGTCCGCGAGTGTGACCTTTGTATCGCCGCGGACGCATTTACCGGTACCGGGGTCCCCGATCAGGAGCATGTGCAGGTCGCCGCGAATTCGCGAGCCGTCGGGGAGTTGCTTCGTGACCCCCGAGAACAACTGGAGGATCATCGCGAGTTTCTCCTGCTCGTAGCCGTAGATGGAGGGCGCGACGGATCCGATCATCTTCTCGTAGATGTCCTCGCTGGAGGAGAGC
This window of the Natrinema salifodinae genome carries:
- a CDS encoding LAGLIDADG family homing endonuclease, with the translated sequence MAQAGNSELVDSFEQFFRNYYDNDIKQLAQRYPNEQRSLHVDWQDLYRFDPDLADDLINQPEQLQRYAEEALRLYDLPIDVSLGQAHVRVHNLPETESPEIREIRARDMNSLVQVHGIVRKATDVRPKIEEAAFECQLCGTLTRVPQSSGDFQEPHECQGCERQGPFRVNFDQSEFVDAQKLRIQESPEGLRGGETPQSLDVHVEDDITGEVTPGDHVSATGVLRLEQQTDGQEKSPVFDFYMEGMSVDIEEEQFEDMNITDEDKEEIVRLSSSEDIYEKMIGSVAPSIYGYEQEKLAMILQLFSGVTKQLPDGSRIRGDLHMLLIGDPGTGKCVRGDTKVTLADGRTVPIRELVESNLTDPKPIDDGWWDEVDLAVPSLQDDGSIAAQQATKVWKREAPDRMYRIRTSSGRELEVTPSHPLFVQQGGKCTPTAADNLAEGQFVAAPRSYTTEGNDVLDVDVRRSKSRNAVQLDLPDEWTPSLARVIGYIIAEGYVEQRDDNTGFVSITNNDRDVLIDATNALEELGLNTTERDPHEGKEARELLCSTGEFVSFLEELEPCILQPSDEQCVPDDIFEATDSTRSAFLKAFIEGEGHVSASQREITVASMSHELLKNIRTLLLSVGIQSQLHERNTGSYRLRISGSEFEKYVTQIGFVTQRKQQAAEQYADTEGNTNLDIVPAIGSVLRQIRESLSLTQADCGLPRSTYQHYERGSRNPSRENLQNVVAAFKNALATEDSQSDEGILADGGSVKTSIAALEQLVEGDVCWEHIESIETVEPDYDWVYDLEIEGTHNYISNGVISHNSQMLGYIQNIAPRSVYTSGKGSSSAGLTAAAVRDDFGDGQQWTLEAGALVLADQGIAAVDELDKMRSEDRSAMHEALEQQKISVSKAGINATLKSRCSLLGAANPKYGRFDQYEPIGEQIDLEPALISRFDLIFTVTDQPDEEKDRNLAEHILTTNYAGELTTQREKMTSLEVSADEIDEMTDQVDPKIDAELLRKYIAYAKQNCHPRMTEAARETIRDFYVDLRSRGTDEDAAVPVTARKLEALVRLAEASARVRLSDTVEQRDAEQSVEIVRSCLQDIGVDPETGEFDADIVEAGTSKSQRDRIKNLKQLISDIEEEYDDGAPVDIVLERAEEVGMDQSKAEHEIDKLKQKGEVYEPSTDTLRTT